The following proteins come from a genomic window of Trifolium pratense cultivar HEN17-A07 linkage group LG4, ARS_RC_1.1, whole genome shotgun sequence:
- the LOC123920287 gene encoding uncharacterized protein LOC123920287, with protein sequence MVTPNISQNQKPRTTRTLKICLLVSTIFLIIVATIILSLVFTIFKPKNPIVNVYPIGLKNLKFFQPNLTSVPLNMVVTIKNPNYGTFKTKNSTGYINFQDTIVAKVPIGPNIFPGHKTTNVSTIADLMIGILISDQKFLSDVGEDGSFNLTAKATLQGKVHLINVLKVKATVNIFCDVFFNISSLDTDSYCITKIKL encoded by the coding sequence ATGGTTACTCCAAACATTTCACAAAACCAAAAACCAAGGACCACTAGAACCCTCAAAATCTGCTTATTGGTCTCTACAATTTTCTTAATCATTGTTGCcacaataattttatcattaGTTTTCACAATCTTTAAACCAAAGAACCCAATTGTAAATGTCTACCCAATTGGACTCAAAAACCTTAAATTTTTCCAACCAAATCTAACTAGTGTACCATTAAACATGGTAGTTACAATAAAGAACCCAAATTATGGAACTTTCAAGACCAAAAATTCCACTggttatattaattttcaagaCACTATAGTAGCTAAAGTTCCTATAGGACCAAATATTTTCCCTGGTCATAAGACAACTAATGTAAGCACTATTGCTGATCTTATGATTGGAATATTGATTTCTGATCAGAAGTTTTTGTCAGATGTTGGAGAAGATGGGTCTTTTAATTTGACAGCAAAGGCTACACTTCAGGGAAAAGTGCATTTGATTAACGTTTTAAAGGTAAAGGCAACGgttaatattttttgtgatGTCTTTTTTAATATAAGTTCATTGGATACTGATTCCTATTGCATAACCAAAATCAAGTTGTGA
- the LOC123922140 gene encoding uncharacterized protein LOC123922140, protein MNTRGFKICLFVSFIFVIIIVAVILALVFTIFKPKNPVVHVYPLGLKDLQFFQPNVTSVPLGMLITVLNPNYGSYKFKNTTGYLNYKDIVVAKAPIGSRVLHARRTTNVSAIAGLMSGKLIADEGFLSDIEDGSFNFTAKATLYGKVHLINVVKVKATVNISCDIFFNLTSLYTDSYCITKIML, encoded by the coding sequence ATGAACACTAGAGGCTTCAAAATCTGCTTATTCGTCTCGTTCATTTTCGTGATCATTATTGTCGCCGTTATTCTGGCATTAGTTTTTACAATCTTTAAACCTAAGAACCCAGTTGTTCATGTCTACCCACTCGGACTAAAAGATCTTCAATTTTTCCAACCTAATGTAACAAGTGTACCATTAGGCATGctaatcacagtattaaacccAAATTATGGGAGCTACAAGTTCAAAAATACCACTGGTTATCTTAATTATAAAGACATTGTTGTAGCCAAAGCTCCCATAGGATCAAGAGTTCTACATGCTCGTAGGACAACTAATGTTAGTGCTATTGCTGGTCTCATGAGTGGAAAATTAATAGCTGATGAAGGTTTTTTGTCAGATATTGAAGATGGATCTTTCAATTTTACAGCTAAGGCAACACTTTATGGAAAAGTGCATTTGATTAATGTTGTTAAGGTGAAGGCCACGGTTAATATTTCttgtgatatattttttaatttaacttcCTTGTATACTGATTCATACTGCATAACCAAAATCATGCTTTGA